The genome window TGGCTGTATGCAAGTTGGTTAAGGGCGAGTGGCCCCTCGAAAACGGACCCCTGATTGGGTTCCTTCCAGCCGGTGACAAAGGCCGGTAACTCTCCCGACATCAAGACGCGCTCTGCGAAGCCCTTTTCTGGCAGACAGGCAGCAGTCACCTCCCTCTTAAACGTGATGCGGTCGCGGAGCTCAATCACAGCCAGGTCGTATTCGTGGCCGTCTTTAAAGCGCGGGTGGACGTGAACGCTTTTTACATACAGCTGCTCTCCGTCCTCAGAGTTGGTGCTGCGCTTGCCTGAGGAGGAGGTTAGACGTGACATTCAGGGGGATGGATTATTATTTGCTGACATATTATGTCAATAAATCCATGAATTGAAAAAATAAGAAGCACATTTGTGATGTAAATAACTGTTGGATGCAACCTGGTGGACCTCTGTGAACTGTGATCATTTGTCAATGACATTCTTTAGTGAAAATCCATTTTATGATAATAAGGAGATGAGTCAATTCATTCTCCAAATAGATGGCATGGAATGGAATTCTTTAATTGGATTTTGGTAAAGCTTTACAGTCTTACACagtgggttcgattccacccagtggcctttctgtgtggagtctgcatgttctccccgtgtctgcgtgggttctctccgggttctccggcttcctcccacagtccaaagacatgctctagggatcaggttgattggggactctaaattgcccgtagttgtgtgaatggttgtgtgtctctgtgtagccctgcgattggctggcgaccaatccaggatgtaccctgtctatcgcccgaagttggccgggatggactccagcccccccgtgaccctgtgtgcaggataagcggtttgacaatggatggatggataatgggtatgtttttgttttgtttcatttaatcCTTGTTGTAGTgcgagttgtttttttgtctttttagtaGTATCAGTAAAAGAATGATTCTGTGTTTTGTCAACTCACCGACCGCCACCTGGAAAGACTTGTATTTCTTGGTACACTGAGCCGAAGTCAAGACCAGGTTCTCCTTCAGAATGACGCCACTACAGAAACCTGCAGACTCTGGAGCCCTCAGAAGAGCCTGCAAACGAACACCATGACACGCAGCAATAATGACCTTAGTTTGTTTGGACCCCACATTGTCAGTTGGTGTTCTCCTACCTGCCAGGGACACTCTGAAGATGAACAGCTGAGTCCTTCAAAGTTGCTGCGAACATTGCTGGAAACTCTTTCATTCCACTGCCTCAGGCTGTATACCTTACCACAAGGGTAAGGAACTGCAGGAAGAACGTCAGATGGTTAAAAGGACTTTTTCTAACGACGTCATTTCTGAAACGGAAATTGTTATTAGCCGTCTTTTGTTGGAGGGCGGACAAATCCATTTATGTTTGAGTTGGGCTCAAACACTGGGAGCAACAGGCGTACCTGCCGGCTCACACTTATCCCTGGTCGTGCGGCTGAGCTTCCATCCGCGCGCGCAGGAGCACTCATAGGACGTGTAGCCAGGTTTGCAGAACTGGGAGCACCCCGTCTTGTTCTTCCAGGTGCACAGAGTCTGGTCTGCATggcaaagaacaaaaaaaaaacaggaaaagaaaaaatcagGCGTTTGCGGCATTCACAAACCGGTTGTGGGCTAAATTAACAACGGCGGTCACGCTGAACTTGAGGTCACCTCCTCACCGTTTTCACAGTGGACCCCTGTGAAACCCGACTTGCAGACGCAGTCGTAGCCTCCCACGCTATCTGAACACATGGCTCCATTCTTGCAGGGATTCTCTGCGCACTGGTCTCCGTCTAAACACGGACAGATGGTCGTTGAGAAGATGTAATGTACTGCTAATGACTGAagccaaaaaacattttaaaaggcagCGCTCACCAATGTAGACAGCCCAGAAGATATCCTGCCGGAGAAAATATGCATGATAAGTGCACAGTTGATCGTAATTCACAGAGTGCGTTGAAATAGAGGCAGAGACAAAGCGAAGAGAAGGCACGGAGAGGTTTTGAAGTGAAGGATGCACCCTTAGGGCGACAACAGTGAAGTCCCAGAGCTCACCGTGCGATACGAGTCCTGGAAGATCTTTCTGGCCTCCTCGTAGCTGCACACTTTCTCCATGCAGACCTGCTCCAGGCTGGAAGTTTGTCCTGCTCCAGGCTGGACGTTCCTCTTCTGACGGGAGATCACGGAGCTCGCCTGCTGTTTGTCCAGGAACACTGGTGGAATAGTTAATGTCTCAGCCGTGTTCCTGTGAGGAGACTCGTGGCTTGTGCAGATCTTGTGTGAGAGGCAAATACAGTTTTTGGGAGTTCTGATACAGCGGCGTTGACATTTTTGAATcaataaatgtgtatttcttgCTATTTTACAGATCACAAATACCCTGATTTGTTTAAGTGAGAATGCAGATCATTTCATTCGCATGAATCTTTGAGTTTAGGATTTTTGTCATGAACCTGCATTAATCTGCACCAAATAAATCTTTAACTAACCCAAATATGCAACATCACGTCCACTGAGGCGAAAGCCACCACCCTGCAGCTCTCAACTCGTCATCGAGACTGTGCCACATCATATACTCAGCATGCTGCCATCTTGACCTCTTTTTAATTCCTCGCTGCTCTTTCAGATTAGACCATTGTTGAGTGCTGCAGACCCGGCTCCTCGTGGACTCTCTCACCTGCGTGGGGGGTCTGAACAGCTGCCATGGCCCCCGCCAGCAGACACAGCAGAGCGGCAGATGTGGTGCAGGAGCGCATGTTGACGGGAAGCGTTATCCGAGTTGAGCTGTCGGTGCAGCGAGGATCAATGTGTCCTACGAACAGGAAGAGCACGTTGTTGACATGATGCACGGGAcgatggagaaagagaaaattaGATGTAGAAGCACATTATAGTGTGAGGCCTGGTTCAAGGTTCGTTGAAGGTTTACTGGACAAAGATTGCGTCATGATTGCATTCATGATAAGACAACAACACAGCAGAAATAATGGGATGGGTATTTAGGTTATGAtttattaaaggaaaaaaatcatATAACTCCTTTTCAATTAATAAGTTATAAAGAGTTTTAAAATCTCCAAAGCATGAGGTCATGTGTCAAAGTGTCAAACTCTCTTTAGAGCTAAAATACAACTCTTATTCCTGGAATGTAGGTGGCTTTATTTGTATAGAAAGTGCAGAACATCACAAAGTTGttcagaaagaaataaaaaaacagacagacacatagaGTTAGAAGGATGAAAAAAGCCATGAAatgattattaataaataatccAAGTAAATTCAAACCTCCCGGCCACAAGGACACGCCATAGTGTAGTTACATGCTCAGAAATCCTTATAACGGGTTGATTCATTCAATAATGAACGAGCATCCAGTAAATGACATGAAGCTGTTCAGCATGAGTGATTGTGCAGTTTTTCTGCAGCAGGTCATCGTTGTACTGCAGCCGACTTGAAGGGCCGCAGCGACTTTCTATTTATACATTGTTAACAAACATCtcacttttaatttaattggCGTCTTCAGCACAAGTAGTCAGATCAACAAAGCACAATGCATGTATTGTTACGTTAGGGGAGCCTATGCTTCCTATCTGCGTAGATATTAAGTCTGGTAGCATTTAGCTCAATTTGGGGTAAATCCACAGAGAAAGACCCGGATGAACTGCAACGCATCTTCTGGGCTGCAGAAACGATCCCGATTCTGCTTTTCTACAAAACTGCTTCATTGTAACAGCCACAGATACAGTTAAATATTTACACACCCACCCTGTGTTTTCAGGGCGGGTCCAACATGGTTCCGAGTAACGGtacgaaacaacaacaacagcagcagcagctgattcTCGGTACCTTCGGTTACGGACTGAATCAAGGTACCGGCCCGGTCtggtccctctctctgtccgcgGGTCCCTAC of Gasterosteus aculeatus chromosome 11, fGasAcu3.hap1.1, whole genome shotgun sequence contains these proteins:
- the proza gene encoding protein Z, vitamin K-dependent plasma glycoprotein a; translation: MRSCTTSAALLCLLAGAMAAVQTPHAVFLDKQQASSVISRQKRNVQPGAGQTSSLEQVCMEKVCSYEEARKIFQDSYRTDIFWAVYIDGDQCAENPCKNGAMCSDSVGGYDCVCKSGFTGVHCENDQTLCTWKNKTGCSQFCKPGYTSYECSCARGWKLSRTTRDKCEPAVPYPCGKVYSLRQWNERVSSNVRSNFEGLSCSSSECPWQALLRAPESAGFCSGVILKENLVLTSAQCTKKYKSFQVAVGKRSTNSEDGEQLYVKSVHVHPRFKDGHEYDLAVIELRDRITFKREVTAACLPEKGFAERVLMSGELPAFVTGWKEPNQGSVFEGPLALNQLAYSHLPECLEAHPNLVTNKMGCTAPQTNADCTMSSGSPLLTLYREVFFLTGVVSNPVGADCSKGYVFQKVSRYLGWLHALMGSR